One Nocardia huaxiensis genomic window, CACGGTGAAGTGAGAGCACGCAGCGCGAGCGCGGACCGGTTCGGGTACGCGGCGCTGATCGCGGTCTCCGCGGTGGTGATGATCGTTGTGCCGCAGTTCTTTCCGGCCGACGGCGGACCCACCGGATGGGATCGCTCGGCGGGGGAGCATGTGCACTCCTCCCTGGACGGGCACATGTGGGTGTATCGGGTGCTGGTGTTCCCGAGCAACTGGTACGTCGTCGTGCCGCTGCTGCTGGGCGGGGCCGCCTGGTTCGCGTACCGGAAGCTCTGGTGGCAAGCGGGATTCGTGCTGCTCGCCCCCGAGATCGCCATGCTGGTCAACAGCCTGGCGCTGAAACCGCTCTGGGATCGGCCGCTGCACGACTACCTGGCCTATCCGAGCGGGCACACCGTGCATCTGGTCGCGGTGGTGACCGCCGTCGCACTGGCGAGCGAGTCGGCGCGCGTACGGGTTTCGGCGGTCGCGGCCCTGGCGGTGGTGCTGCCCGTGGTCACGATCGGCATGGTCGGACTCGGCTACCACTATCCGACCGACATCCTCGGCGGCGCCGCGGCCGCCATCGCACTCGTGACCGCGCTGTACCTCCCGGTGCGGACCTATGCGCGCGGGCCCGCGATCACAGCGGCCCGTACTGAATCGCCGCGGCGATGACGAACCAGATCACCCACAGCGCCGCGATGAGCATGCCGATGGTGAGCATGACGCGCATGAAGCCACGGCCGAAGCTGACATCGCCGTGCTCGCGCGGGTACAGCTTGGACGGGGCGAACCACGGGGTATTGAAATGCATCGGCCGCGCCGCCAGGGCGGCCTCCTCCTCCAGACGGGCCTGCTCCTCGGCCCACGCCTCGGCCTGCGCCTGCTGCGGGCCGCCGTGCCAGAGGGTGATGTCGACCGGACCGAGGAAGCCCTCGTTCAGCAGGTCGCCCGGCGCGGGCAGGTAGGGGAGCAGGTTCATGCCGCGGAAGGCGAAGGCCACGTCATTGGCCGACCACTGCGGGCGGCCGCGCGAGGACAGCGTGTCGAAGTATTCGCGCAGGCGGCGCGGATCATCGCCGAGACAGACCTCGAAACTCGGGTCACTCCACATCTGCCGCACCTGAATCCGCGAATTCGGCGGCGGCACCACCAGCACCACACCGTGCACGACACGCTGACCCAGCCCGCGGTGCGCCAGCCAGTCCTGCATGGCGTAGGTGTGCTCGCGGGACTTGTCCAGGGGGGTGCGCCTGTCACCGCCCTCGAAGCTGATCAGCTTGTCGCCGACCCGCCACGGACCGTTGAGCGGCACCTCGAGCTCCCCGTCCAGGCGCTCGACCAGCGCCTCCGCCTCCACCACCACGCAGCTGGTGGGCGTCCACACCACGGCGTCGAAGGAGTGCAGCTTGTCGCCGTGGAACACACTGCAATTCACGGTGGCCACCCCGTGCGGATCGGCGCTGCCCTTCCAGGTGCGCAGCCAGTCGATGAGCACCTTCTCGGCATGGGTGCCGGCGGGGTTCTGCACGCGGACGAGCATCGGCTCCGCACCTTCCTCGTCGGGGTCGAGTCCCTGTGTGGCTGTTGGCAAAAGAAATGGTACGGAGCGAGCGCACCCTCGGCACAGATTTGCCGACCGGCCGAGTGTCGGCTCAGGCGGTTTCGGCGGGTAGTCGACCGTCCTTCACCGCGGCCACCAGCTCGGCGTGATCGGCCTCGGTGCGGTCGGCGTAGCGCACGGCGAAGCGGGCCACCGCCTCGTCGAACTCTTCGCCGTCCTCCAGGTAGCCCGCCAGCAGGCGCGCGTCCAGCGAGCGGGAGTGCGCCCGCGCCAGCAGGGCGCCGGCCAGCCGGCCGTAGTCGTCGAGCTGATCGGGTGCCAGTTCGGCGGGATCGATGCCGCCCTTGAGATTTCGGAACTGGCGCACGATGAACGGCAGCTGCTGCCCGTCCAGGCGCAGCGTCGTCCAGCCCAGCAGGATGTCGGTCTCGGCTTGAACGGTCCTGGCGCCCTGCACGATTCGCTCACCCTCGTGCCGCGCGGGGACCGGCGGCAGGTACGGGGTGAGCGCGGACGGGCGGGCCTGCTTGATCTGTAGCACCAGCACCTCATCGTCGCCATTGCCGTGCATGAGCGCCAGATAGCTGTGCAGGCCCACACTTCCGGTGCCGACGATCCGGAAAGCGATGTCCGACACTCGATATCGCGTGATCAGGTTGCGTCGAGACTCGCGCAGCGTCCCCACGTATTCGGTGAGGCCGTCGATCACCGCGTCGGCGACCGCGTCCTCGACACCGGTCAGAATGGGCGGGTCGGCGATGAATCTGCGCTTGCCGTAACCGGCTTCGTGATCGTCGAGGTGTTCGGTCCACTTGCGCGCCACCTTGGCGCTGGTGTTCTTGCGTGCCTTCTTGGCGGCCTTGTGGAAGTCGCTGTCCAGTCCGCCGGCGTTCACCGTGCCGAGCACCGACTCGTCCGGCAGCGCATTCCAGGACTGCAGAAACGGTTGTCCGGCAAGGGCTGTCGCGGCCAGCCGATAGGTGCGGGCGGCATCGCGGGCGGCGGCGGAGCACTCGTCCTCCGACGCCCCGGCCTCCCGGCCCGCCAGCACCAGACTGGCCGCCAGGCGCTCCAGATCCCACTCCCACGGTCCCGGGATGGTCTCGTCGAAATCATTGATGTCCATGACGATGTCGCCGCGCGGCGACCCGTAGAGCCCGAAGTTGGCGGCATGCGCGTCACCGCACAGCTGCGCACGCAGCCCGGAGGTCGGCGAGTCCGCCAGATCCGCCGCCATCAGCCCGGCCGCGCCCCGGAAGAACGAGAAGGGCGAGGCCGCCATCCGCCCGATGCGCAGCGGCACCAGATGCGGCAGCCGCCCCTGATTGCTCGACCCGAGAAATTCCAGCACACCCGGCCGGCCCGCCCCTTGCGCGGCACGATCCCGCGCCCGGAACGGCGTTCCCTCCCGCAGCATCGCACCGCGGGCCCGCACCTGCTCCGGTGACACCGGAGAGCGGAAGTCGATCACATTGGAGCACACGACAATCCAACTTACCGTCGGGCCGGGGGATCCGCTCAGTGGGCCGGAAACACCGGATCAGCAGGGCGTTCGGCCGGGAAGATGGGCAGTCGCAGCGCGCCGGTGGCGGTCTCCGGCACGGCCGGCCGATTGGGCCGCACCGGCGCTACGCGCACATAGTCCGCACCCAGTTCCGGTCGCGGATCGGCCTCGTTCCGGTTGGGCCAGAACGCCATCGCGCGCTCGGCCTGCGCCGTGATGGTCAGCGACGGGTTCACGCCCAGGTTGGCCGTCACCGCCGAGCCGTCGGCCACGTGCAGGCCCGGATGCCCGAACACCCGCTGGTACGGGTCCACCACACCGGATTCCGGTCCCTCGCCGATCACACAGCCGCCGATGTAGTGCGCGGTGGCCGGGATATTGAACACGTCCATGACCAGCCCGTGCACGTCGCCGTTGACCTTCTGCCCGAAGCGCCGCCCCACATCGTGTGCGAGCGGAATCCAGGTCGGATTGGGCTTGCCCGTGCCCTGCTTGGTCTTGAGTTGCCCCCAGCGCCGGTAGGAGGTCAGCGAATTGTCCAGCGACTGCATGACCAGCAGGATCACCGACTTCTCCGAGGCCCGATGCGCATTGAGGCTGCGCAGGAACACCATCGGATGCAGCAGGATGGCCAGCAGGAACCGCAGCACCCGGAACGCGCCGCCGTCCACGATCGGCACCGACATGGGGAACAGCGCGTTCTGGCCCTTGCCGTAGTGGCACACCTCGATATGGGTGTCGGGCTCCGGGTGAATCGAGGAGGTGATGGCGATGCCCTCCGCGAAATCGGTGCGGTCGCGGCTCACCACATTCAGGATGGCCTCGGAGTTGGAGCGGGTCAGCTCACCCAGGCGCGGCGACAGATTGGTCAGCACGCCCTCGTCGCGCATCTTGTGCAGCAGCTTCTGGGTGCCCAGCGCGGCCGCCGCGAACACCACCTGCTCGGCGGTGAAGGTCTTGCGCTCCTTGCGAATCCAGCGATCCGAGCGCTCGGTCTCGAGCGCGTACCCGCCGCCGGTCATGGGGCGCACGCTGGTGACGGTGGTCAGCTCGAAGACCTTCGCGCCGCCCTGCTCGGCCAGATACAGGTAGTTGGTCGGGGTGGTGTTCTTGGCATTGTGCGGGCAGCCGGTGAAGCAGCGCGCGCAGTGGATGCAGCCGCTGCGGCGCGGTCCGGCTCCGCCGAAGTACGGGTCGGCCACTTCCTCGCCCGGCGCGTCCTCGTTGAAGAACACGCCCACATTGGTGGCGTGGAAGGTGTCGGCGACGCCGAGATCCTCGGCGACCGAACGGATCACCTCATCGGCGGGTGTCATGCGCGGATTGGGGGCGACGCCGAGCATGCGCTGCGCCTGGTCGTAGTAGGGCGCGAGCTCGGACTTCCAGTCGGTGATGTGCGACCACTGCTTGTCGGTGTAGAAGTTCGGCAGCGGCTCGTAGAGGGTGTTGCCGTAGATCAGCGATCCGCCGCCCACCCCGGAGGCGGAGAACACCGCGCACTTGCCGAGCACACTGATGCGCTGTGGCCCGGTCAAGCCCAGCCGGGGCGCCCAGATCGACTTGCGCACATTCCAATTCGATGACGGGATGTCCTCGGCATTCCAGCGGCGACCGGATTCCAGCACGGCCACCCGGTAGCCCTTCTCGGTCAGGCGCAGCGCACTCACGCTCCCCCCGAACCCGGAACCGATCACAACGACGTCGTAGTCGAAGTCGGGCATGGTCTTTCCTCTCGCACACCGGAAACAGATGAGAAGGATGTCGACTCATTCTGTCACTCCCCTGATATGGCGGAGACCATATCGGTTCCGCGTGAACTCGGCCAAGCGGCGTGCCCGGATGGTGACGCGGGAGTGATTGCGGTAAGACCGGAGCGTGACCACCGAGCGCAACACCGAACCGGTGTACAGCGACCGCATCTTCACCGTGCCCAATGTGCTGAGCATGGTGCGGCTCATCGGCGTCCCCGTCTTCCTCTGGCTGCTGCTGGTGCGTGAGGCCGACGGCTGGGCGTTCGCGCTGCTGATCCTCAGCGGTATCACCGACTACGCGGACGGCAAGCTCGCACGGCTCCTGGATCAGTCGTCCAAACTCGGCGCGATCCTGGACCCGCTGGTGGATCGGCTGTATCTGGTGGCGACGTTGGGCGGCTTCCTGATTCGCGGCATCCTGCCCTGGTGGGTGGTGGCCATCCTGGTCGGCCGCGACCTTGTTCTGACGGTGACCCTGGGCATCTACAAGCGCCGCGATCTGCCCCCGCCGGACGTCATCTACCTGGGCAAGGCCGCCACTTTCGCGCTCATGTCCGCGTTCCCCTGGTGGCTGGCCGGCCAGATGGATTGGGCCGCCGCGGGTTTCAGTCGGGCCTTCGGTGGTGCATTCTTGGTCTGGGGTACGGCGGTGTACGTCTGGACCGGCATTCTCTACCTCGGCAAAGCCATTGCCGTGGCCCGGACCATACCGGCCGTGCCGCACCATGATCGGTAGCCGATAGGGTATTGCCACGCATCGACGCGGATGCCGCGAGAGGACCGCCCCTGTGAAAGGACACTGCCTGTGACCGACCTACCCGAGGACCTGCGCTACACCGAAGAACACGAATGGGTGCGCAAAGTGGGACCTACCCGCGTTCGGGTGGGCATCACCGACTACGCGCAGTCACAGCTGGGTGACGTCGTCTTCGTGCAGCTGCCCGAGGTGGACAAGGACGCCTCCGCCGGCGAGAGCATCGCCGAGGTGGAGTCGACCAAGTCCGTATCCGATATCTACATTCCGCTGACCGCGAAAGTCGTTGCGGTGAACGAGGATCTGACCGCCAGCCCGGAGACCGTCAACACCGATCCCTACGGTGACGGGTGGATCTTCGAACTCGAGGTCGCCGACGCCGATGCCCTCGACGCCGAGCTCGGAAAGCTGCTCGACGCCGCAGGTTATCAAGGAGTTATCGGAGGCTGAAGGAGCCTTCACAGTTCTACCTGCACGGGTACGTCCCGGCAGGGTACGGTCATTGCCAACAGATGTGTCTGCGCGGCCGGAGCGCCGCATCGCTGAAGGCATCAACTGCTTGCATGGATTATTCGGTTCGAGGAGGAGAGCAAGGGTGAGCGAGAACAAAGACCCGGGTTACCAGGAGACAGCAGCCGAGACCACATCGGTGTTCCGCGCTGATTTCCTGAACGAGGTCGACACGTCGCGCACCGAGCAGACCGGTGAACAGCCGGTGCAAGGGGTCGAGGGCCTGCCCGCGGGCGCGGCCCTGCTGGTGGTCAAGCGCGGCCCGAATGCCGGATCGCGTTTCCTGCTCGACCAGCCCACCACCTCCGCGGGGCGCCACCCCGACAGCGACATCTTCCTGGACGATGTCACCGTCAGCCGTCGCCACGCCGAGTTCCGCCAGGACGACGACACCTTCCAGGTCGTCGATGTGGGCAGCCTGAACGGCACCTACGTGAACCGGGAGCCGGTGGATTCCTCGGAGCTGCAGAACGGCGACGAGGTGCAGATCGGCAAGTTCCGTCTCGTATTCCTGACCGGCCCTCGCCCCGCAGAGGCGTCGGGCACGCTATAGGACCCACGGGAATGACTGGCGCAGCGCAGCAGTGGACGCGCGGAGGCATGTCGATCGGCTCCGTGCTGGATTTGCTGCGTCCGGACTTTCCAGACATCACCATCTCGAAGATTCGGTTTCTCGAATCCGAGGGATTGATCAGCCCGGAGCGAACCCCCTCGGGGTACCGCAGGTTTCACGTCGCCGACGTCGAACGCCTGCGGTTCGTGCTCACGGCACAGCGGGATCAGTACCTGCCCTTGAAGGTGATCAAGGAGCAGCTCGAAGCGATCGACAGCGGAGCCGCGACGCTCGGTGTACGGGAAGCCCGTGCCCGAGCGGCCGTGGGGGGAGACGGTCCGCGTCCCGACCACGACGCGGCCCGCGACAACGGCGGTGTCTCTACAGGCGGTGTCTCTACAGGAAATGCCATGGCGCCCAATGGTGATGGTCGCTTACGGCGGCTCGGGGTCGTGCCCGGCGAGGTCTCGCCCGAGGAACTCCGGTTCGATCACGAAATCCGGATCACCCGGGCGGACCTGCTCAGCCAGGCCGGTATCGATGAGAAGTTCCTGACCGAGCTCATCCGCGCCAATCTGATCACCCCCGGCGCCGCCGGATTCTTCGACGCCGACGCGGTCACGCTCGCGCGCACCGCCAAGGCCCTGAGTGAATTCGGTTTGGAGGCACGGCATCTGCGCGCCTTCAAGCTGGCCGCGGACCGCGAGGCGGCGATGGTCGCGCAGATCGCCGCACCGATCGCGAAAAGCCGGGACGCGGATGCCCGCGCCCGTGCCGAAGAGACCGTGCGCGAGTTGGCGGCACTGTCGCTGACCCTGCACACATGCCTGGTGAAGACCTCAGTGCGCGCTTCCCTCGGGGGCTGAAATCTTCGCCTAGACTCGGTGATACGGCCGACTTCGTGATGGCAGGGCTGGCGGCCGGCGAGTATTGGGAGGCAGTGCGATGAGCGAAATGCGTGTTATCGGCATCCGTGTCGAACAGCCACAGAACCAGCCCGTGCTGTTGCTGCGTGAGGCCAATGGTGATCGGTATCTACCGATTTGGATCGGCCAGGCCGAAGCCACCGCCATCGTGCTCGAACAGGAGGGCGTCACGCCCATCCGGCCGCTCACTCACGATCTGATCAAGATTCTGATCAAGGAGCTCGGGCACACCCTCAAAGAGGTCCGCATCGTGGACCTGCAGGAGGGCACCTTCTACGCCGATCTCGTCTTCGACAACGACCTACGCGTCTCCGCGCGCCCCTCGGATTCGGTCGCCATCGCCTTGCGCGTCGGCTGCCCGATCTACGCCGAGGAACCCGTTCTCGAGGAAGCCGGCCTGGTCATGCCGGACGAGAAGGAAGACGAAGTCGAGAAGTTCAAGGAGTTCCTGGAATCGGTCTCGCCCGACGATTTCAAGGCCACCGACAGCTGATCTTCAGGGCCGCTCGCACGCGATCATGGCGACGGTGCAATTATTGTCTCGACCTGTACTTAAGGTCTAGAAACACGCCGCCCATCACGCTTGGTTCGATGCCGATACTCCCGAGACAATCAGGAGAGTAGCCTCGATAGTTAGGCCACGCTCCGAGCGTCGATGCAGTGTTCACCGATTGCAGTGTTCACGAACACGAGCCCTGACAGGCAAGCAGTAAGGGAGTAGTCAGTGGGAGATCAACCGCAACCGCAGGATGTGGTGCAGCCAGGGCTGTTCCCCGACGACACGGTGCCGGACGAACTCGTCGGCTACCGGGTGCCCAGCGCCTGCCAGGTCGCCGGGATCACCTACCGCCAGCTCGACTACTGGGCTCGCACCGGGCTCGTCGTGCCGTCCATCCGCTCCGCCACGGGATCGGGCAGCCAGCGTCTGTACTCGTTCAAGGACATCCTGGTCCTCAAGATCGTCAAGCGGCTGCTCGACGCCGGCATCTCGCTGCAGAACATCCGCATCGCAGTGGATCATCTGCGCAGCCGCGGCGTCGAGGATCTGGCCGGGATCACGCTGTTCTCCGACGGGGCCACCGTGTACGAATGCTCGTCGCCGGAGGAGGTCGTCGATTTACTGCAGGGCGGCCAAGGCGTCTTCGGCATCGCCGTCAGCGGCGCGATGCGCGAGCTCACCGGGGCCATCGCCAACTTCCCGGCCGAACGCGCCGAGACCGGCAGCGCCAGCGACCGTCCGGAAGACGAACTGGCATTCCGCCGCAAGGCGCGCATGAGCAAGACCGGCTAGCAGCAGACTTCTCTCGTCATCCCGGCCAAAAGCGCGCCGGGAGGACGGCGGTTCTGTGTGCCGGGATGACGACCGTCGGGTATGTGATCCCGGCCCGGGCAACACGGCTGTAACTTGCGGCCCTCTAGACTTGGCAGTGCGTCGCAGCCGTGCGGGAGAGTTCCGGGGCTGGTTCATCGGATTCGGTGGGCTGGACCAGGACGCCGAAGGAGCAGCACCTCCCCGTCAATCTCTCAGGCACAAGGGACCGTGCGGAGTTTCGACGCCTCTGGAAAGCGGTGGTCGCGAGCCACCCGCCCATGGTGAAAGGGACACGGCCCCAAAGCCGCTGCCCCGAATCTCTCAGGCGCCCAGGACAGAGGGGGAGGGACGACTGGTCGACCCCGATGGTCGACTCCGCCCGACCCCATGGAGCTGCCGTGATTACCCGTTCCTTCGCCGACCGCCATATCGGACCCGATCCGGGCGAACTCGACCGCATTCTGAAGGTCGTCGGCGTCGAATCGCTCGACGAACTCGCGGCCAAGGCCGTGCCCGCCAGCATTCTCGACGCGGCCACCGGCAATGGCCTCGCCGCACTGCCGCCCGCACTGTCCGAGCACGAGGCGCTGGCCGAGCTGGCCGCGCTGGCCGGTTCCAACACCGTGGCCACCAGCATGGTCGGGCTGGGCTACTACGACACCCTCACGCCGCCGGTGCTGGTGCGCAATCTCATCGAGAACCCGGCCTGGTACACCGCCTACACGCCCTACCAGCCCGAGATCAGCCAGGGCCGCCTCGAGGCGCTGCTCAACTTCCAGACCATGGTGTCGGACCTGACCGGCATGGAGGTCGCCAACGCGTCCATGCTCGACGAGGCCACCGCGGCCGCCGAGGCCATGACGCTGCTGCAGCGCGCCAATCGGGGCAGCAAGTCGCAGCGGCTGCTGATCGATACCGATTTGTTCCCGCAGACCCGGACGCTGCTGTTCACGCGCGCCGAGCCGCTCGGGATCGAGATCGTCGAGGCCGATCTGTCCGGTGGCGAACTGCCCGAGGGCGAGTTCTTCGGCGTGATCGTGCAGCAGCCCGGCGCTTCCGGCAAGATCGTCGACTGGACGCCGCTCATCGAAGCCGCCCATGCGCGTAAGGCTTTGGTCGCCGTGGGCGCGGATCTGCTTGCCATGACCATGATCACGCCGCCCGGTGAGCAGGGCGCGGACGTATGTTTCGGCACCACACAGCGATTCGGGGTGCCGCTCGGCTTCGGCGGCCCGCACGCCGGATATCTGGCCGTGCGCAACGCGCACGCGCGGCAGCTGCCCGGCCGTCTGGTCGGCGTCTCCGTGGACGCGGACGGCAATACCGCCTACCGCCTCGCGCTGCAGACCCGGGAACAGCACATTCGCCGGGAGAAGGCGACCTCGAACATTTGCACCGCGCAGGTGCTGCTGGCCATCGTGGCCGCCATGTACGCCTCCTACCACGGTGCGGACGGGCTGCGGAACATCGCGCGCCGGGTGCACGGGCACGCGCAGTGGCTGGCCGCCGGACTCGGCGATGCCGTTGTGCACCAGCGCTTCTTCGACACCGTGCTGGTGAACGTGCCCGGCGGGGCGGAGGCCATCGTGGCCAAGGCCAAGGGCGCGGGGATCAACCTGCGACTGGTCGACGCCGATCACGTCGGCATCGCCTGCGACGAGGCCACAACCGACGCGCACGTGGTCGCCATCCTGGACTGCTTCGGCGCGGAGGTGCCCGTCGGGCCCGAAGGCGCGCTGTTCCACGGCCGGCCGCGTCCGCACCTCGAGGATCGGACCTCGGAGTTCCTGACCCATCCGGCGTTCACCCGGTACCGCACCGAGACCGCCATGCTGCGCTACCTGCGTGCGCTGTCCGACAAGGACATCGCCCTGGACCGCAGCATGATTCCGCTCGGCTCCTGCACCATGAAGCTGAACGCGGCCGCGGAGATGGAATCCATCACCTGGCCCGGGTTCAACCGGGTGCACCCGTACGCGCCGGTCGAGGACGCGCCGGGGCTCATCCGCCTGATCGAGGACCTGGAAGGCTGGCTGTGCGCCGTCACCGGGTACGACCGGGTCTCCCTGCAGCCCAATGCCGGATCGCAGGGCGAGTACGCCGGACTGCTGGCCATCCGCCGCTACCACCTGGATCGTGGTGACTCGCACCGGGATACGTGCCTCATCCCGTCCTCCGCGCACGGCACCAATGCCGCCTCGGCCGCCATGGTCGGCATGCGCGTCGAGGTCGTGAAGACCCGCCCCAACGGCGACGTCGACCTGGACGACCTGCGCGCCAAGATCGCCGACCACGCCGACCGGCTGGCCTGCATCATGATCACCTACCCGTCCACGCACGGCGTGTACGAGCACGAGGTCGCCGAACTCTGCGCCCTGGTGCACGACGCCGGCGGTCAGGTGTACGTGGACGGCGCCAACCTGAATGCCCTTGTCGGCCTGGCCCGTCCGGGCAAGTTCGGCGGCGACGTCAGCCACCTGAACCTGCACAAGACCTTCTGCATTCCGCACGGCGGCGGTGGCCCCGGCGTCGGCCCGGTGGCCGTCCGCGAACACTTGGCAAAGTACCTGCCGGGCGATCCCCTGGAGGCGGGCTCGCACGCCGTCTCGGCCGCCAAGTACGGCTCCGCGTCCATCCTCCCCATCACGTGGTCCTACATCCGCATGATGGGCGCCGACGGCCTGCGCCGCGCCACCCTCACCGCCATCGCCTCGGCCAATTACATTGCCCGACGCCTGGATCCGCACTTCCCCGTGCTCTACACCGGCGACAACGGCATGGTCGCGCACGAGTGCATCCTCGACCTGCGCGAGATCACCAAGCGCACCGGCGTCACCGTCGACGATGTGGCCAAGCGCCTGGCCGACTACGGCTTCCACGCCCCCACCATGAGCTTCCCGGTCGCGGGCACCCTCATGGTCGAGCCGACCGAATCCGAAAACCTCGAAGAGATCGACGCTTTCATCGACGCGATGATCGCCATCAAGGGTGAGATCGACCAGGTCGAAGCCGGCGTCTGGCCCGTCGAGGACAACCCGCTGCGCGGTGCCCCGCACACCGCCGAATGCCTGGTCGGCGAGTGGAACCACCCGTACTCCCGCGAAACCGCCGTCTACCCGCGGGGTTTGGGTTCGGCCCGCGCCAAGGTGTGGCCGTCCGTCCGCCGCATCGACGGCGCGTACGGCGACCGCAACCTGGTCTGCTCCTGCCCGCCGCTGGACGCCTACGCCGAGTAGTCTCCGCCTCGAAAGTTCACGAATGCTACTGCGCCCCATCGGGTTCCGTCACCGGTGGGGCGCAGTGCGATCTTTCGAGGTGGCTATCGGCTGACCGTCCACAAGCGAATCGTCTTGTCGCTGCTGGTGGTTGCGAGCAGGGAGCCGTCGGGGCTGAACGCGGCGGCGTAGACCGCGTCGGTGTGGCCGGTGAGCGGTTCGCCGATCTGGGCGCGTGATTCGATGTCCCACAGCCGGGCGGTCCGGTCATCGCTGGTGGTCACGAGGGTGCGACCGTCCGGGCTGAACGCTACCGAGCGGATGCCGGCGGTGTGGCCGGTGATGGGTTCGCCCAATTGCTTTCGGGTGCGGACG contains:
- the gcvP gene encoding aminomethyl-transferring glycine dehydrogenase translates to MTRSFADRHIGPDPGELDRILKVVGVESLDELAAKAVPASILDAATGNGLAALPPALSEHEALAELAALAGSNTVATSMVGLGYYDTLTPPVLVRNLIENPAWYTAYTPYQPEISQGRLEALLNFQTMVSDLTGMEVANASMLDEATAAAEAMTLLQRANRGSKSQRLLIDTDLFPQTRTLLFTRAEPLGIEIVEADLSGGELPEGEFFGVIVQQPGASGKIVDWTPLIEAAHARKALVAVGADLLAMTMITPPGEQGADVCFGTTQRFGVPLGFGGPHAGYLAVRNAHARQLPGRLVGVSVDADGNTAYRLALQTREQHIRREKATSNICTAQVLLAIVAAMYASYHGADGLRNIARRVHGHAQWLAAGLGDAVVHQRFFDTVLVNVPGGAEAIVAKAKGAGINLRLVDADHVGIACDEATTDAHVVAILDCFGAEVPVGPEGALFHGRPRPHLEDRTSEFLTHPAFTRYRTETAMLRYLRALSDKDIALDRSMIPLGSCTMKLNAAAEMESITWPGFNRVHPYAPVEDAPGLIRLIEDLEGWLCAVTGYDRVSLQPNAGSQGEYAGLLAIRRYHLDRGDSHRDTCLIPSSAHGTNAASAAMVGMRVEVVKTRPNGDVDLDDLRAKIADHADRLACIMITYPSTHGVYEHEVAELCALVHDAGGQVYVDGANLNALVGLARPGKFGGDVSHLNLHKTFCIPHGGGGPGVGPVAVREHLAKYLPGDPLEAGSHAVSAAKYGSASILPITWSYIRMMGADGLRRATLTAIASANYIARRLDPHFPVLYTGDNGMVAHECILDLREITKRTGVTVDDVAKRLADYGFHAPTMSFPVAGTLMVEPTESENLEEIDAFIDAMIAIKGEIDQVEAGVWPVEDNPLRGAPHTAECLVGEWNHPYSRETAVYPRGLGSARAKVWPSVRRIDGAYGDRNLVCSCPPLDAYAE